The following proteins are encoded in a genomic region of Bacilli bacterium:
- a CDS encoding M50 family metallopeptidase, with protein sequence MIKLCGIVFRFHSLFAVVMLLSLLTGYLVEAATLFTIVLIHELGHVMAAKAFGWKVKEVRLLPFGGVAEMDSQGKNRVSEELAVSIAGPLQNVVMIVFAWGMRHFGVWGEQWSMFFIESNRLIILFNLLPILPLDGGKIVQSVISLWAGYYRTLAVCLKASMALSCAMILVALLPLRTSGVQLNLAVVGCFLAYTNWCDLKNVHYVFLRFLFHRELHLAKNGKTGMRARPLAVTPEKKLQQLVRSIHRPCYHFFYVVETTGELQGILTENRVLHKYLTEFRPDSAVSELFR encoded by the coding sequence TTGATTAAACTGTGCGGAATCGTTTTCCGCTTTCATTCCTTGTTCGCAGTAGTGATGCTGTTGTCGCTCTTGACAGGCTATCTGGTGGAAGCGGCGACGTTGTTTACGATCGTCCTGATTCATGAACTCGGCCATGTCATGGCCGCGAAGGCGTTCGGCTGGAAAGTCAAGGAAGTCAGGCTGTTGCCCTTCGGCGGCGTTGCCGAGATGGACAGCCAGGGCAAAAACAGGGTCAGCGAAGAACTGGCGGTTTCGATTGCGGGACCGCTACAAAATGTGGTCATGATTGTTTTTGCTTGGGGCATGCGACATTTCGGCGTTTGGGGAGAACAATGGAGCATGTTTTTTATTGAGTCGAACAGGCTTATCATCTTGTTTAATTTGCTGCCGATCTTGCCGCTTGACGGCGGAAAAATCGTCCAGTCCGTGATCAGTTTGTGGGCAGGTTATTACCGTACGCTCGCCGTCTGCCTAAAGGCCAGCATGGCGCTCAGTTGCGCCATGATCCTTGTCGCGCTTCTCCCTTTGCGAACATCCGGGGTGCAGCTGAATCTCGCTGTCGTCGGATGTTTTTTGGCTTATACGAATTGGTGCGATCTCAAAAATGTGCATTATGTTTTTTTGCGGTTTCTGTTTCACCGTGAGTTGCATCTGGCCAAGAACGGCAAAACGGGTATGCGCGCCCGCCCGCTCGCGGTTACTCCCGAAAAGAAGCTGCAGCAATTGGTGAGGTCGATTCACCGCCCATGCTATCATTTTTTTTATGTGGTGGAAACGACGGGAGAATTGCAAGGCATCTTGACGGAAAACCGCGTGCTGCATAAATATTTGACGGAATTTCGTCCCGACAGTGCAGTTTCGGAACTTTTCAGGTAA